The following proteins come from a genomic window of Sphaerisporangium rubeum:
- a CDS encoding PLP-dependent cysteine synthase family protein — protein sequence MAWKTEALDKLRPGPPTPLVKFPLDVPGVRLLLKDESAHSTGSLRHRHAGALFRQAVLDGFVTEGTTVVEATGGNAAVAQAWFARLIGVPYVAVMPGEYSAARARPVEELGGRCRFVTPPLAIYDEARRAGGHFLDMFGRATPHDLAGELFAQVRPAWVVTGVHTGATSATVGEWIRDHDLHGEIRLAVADPENSAYFPGWTLDVPDYGTGMPSRIEGAGRPRIEPGFRPDLVDLVIPVPDTASVAAARRVRTVTGLPVGASTGTAVHAALTLVDRMAARGETGTVVTLIGDAHPRHLTTYHDDAWAASRGLLAGR from the coding sequence ATGGCCTGGAAAACCGAAGCACTGGACAAGCTACGACCAGGACCCCCGACACCACTGGTGAAGTTCCCCCTCGACGTGCCGGGGGTCCGGCTGCTGCTCAAGGACGAGTCGGCGCATTCGACAGGGAGCCTGCGGCATCGGCATGCCGGAGCGCTGTTCCGGCAGGCGGTGCTTGACGGGTTCGTCACCGAGGGGACTACCGTCGTGGAGGCGACCGGGGGGAACGCGGCGGTGGCGCAGGCGTGGTTCGCGCGGCTGATCGGGGTGCCGTACGTGGCCGTGATGCCGGGAGAGTACAGCGCGGCGCGGGCCCGGCCGGTGGAGGAACTGGGGGGACGGTGCCGGTTCGTCACGCCTCCACTCGCCATCTACGACGAGGCGCGGCGGGCCGGTGGTCACTTCCTCGACATGTTCGGCCGCGCGACGCCTCACGACCTGGCCGGGGAGCTGTTCGCGCAGGTGCGTCCCGCCTGGGTGGTGACGGGGGTGCACACCGGGGCGACGTCGGCCACGGTCGGTGAGTGGATCCGCGACCACGACCTTCATGGCGAGATCAGGCTGGCGGTGGCCGACCCGGAGAATTCCGCCTACTTCCCCGGCTGGACCCTGGACGTCCCCGACTACGGCACCGGCATGCCGAGCCGCATCGAAGGGGCCGGCCGGCCGAGGATCGAGCCGGGTTTCCGGCCCGATCTCGTCGACCTCGTCATCCCGGTCCCCGACACCGCGTCCGTCGCCGCGGCCCGGCGGGTCAGGACGGTCACCGGCCTGCCTGTCGGCGCTTCCACCGGCACCGCCGTGCACGCCGCTCTGACCCTGGTGGACCGGATGGCGGCACGCGGCGAGACCGGCACCGTGGTCACCCTGATCGGCGACGCGCACCCGCGCCACCTGACCACGTACCACGACGACGCCTGGGCCGCGAGCAGGGGCCTTCTCGCCGGCCGGTGA
- the chvE gene encoding multiple monosaccharide ABC transporter substrate-binding protein: MRLGRIATMVSAIALAATMSACGSSEKTGGGGADSASAGTGAAGALVGVTMPTKSSERWIHDGDNVKSQLEKLGYKVDLQYAENDIPTQVNQIENQITKGAKLLIIASIDGTAITSQLQQAADNKIPVIAYDRLIRKSPNVDYYATFDNFKVGVQQATSLLVGLKVKNADGTDGSEKGPFNIELFAGSPDDNNATFFFNGAMSILKPYIDSGVLKVKSGQTDFKTVAILRWDPATAQKRMEDILTKTYTSGDKVDGVLSPYDGLSIGILSALKSNGYGTSGQPYPIVTGQDAELASVKSIIAGEQYSTIFKDTRNLAEVTVKMADAVLKGGKPEVNNTTDYDNGNKVVPSYLLEPVIVDKSNYQKELVDAGYYTAAQLGG, encoded by the coding sequence ATGAGGCTTGGACGGATCGCGACGATGGTCTCGGCCATCGCGCTCGCCGCCACCATGTCCGCCTGCGGATCGAGCGAGAAGACCGGCGGTGGCGGCGCTGACAGCGCGTCCGCGGGTACGGGTGCGGCCGGCGCGCTCGTCGGCGTGACCATGCCGACCAAGTCGTCCGAACGCTGGATCCACGACGGGGACAACGTCAAGTCCCAGCTGGAGAAGCTCGGCTACAAGGTCGACCTGCAGTACGCCGAGAACGACATCCCGACCCAGGTCAACCAGATCGAGAACCAGATCACCAAGGGAGCCAAGCTCCTGATCATCGCCTCGATCGACGGCACCGCGATCACCTCGCAGCTCCAGCAGGCCGCCGACAACAAGATCCCGGTCATCGCCTACGACCGGCTCATCCGCAAGAGCCCGAACGTCGACTACTACGCGACGTTCGACAACTTCAAGGTCGGCGTGCAGCAGGCCACCTCCCTGCTGGTCGGCCTGAAGGTCAAGAACGCCGACGGCACCGACGGCAGCGAGAAGGGCCCCTTCAACATCGAGCTGTTCGCCGGCTCGCCGGACGACAACAACGCCACCTTCTTCTTCAACGGCGCCATGTCGATCCTCAAGCCGTACATCGACAGCGGCGTGCTCAAGGTCAAGAGCGGCCAGACCGACTTCAAGACGGTCGCCATCCTGCGCTGGGACCCCGCCACCGCGCAGAAGCGCATGGAGGACATCCTCACCAAGACCTACACCAGCGGTGACAAGGTCGACGGTGTGCTGTCGCCGTACGACGGCCTGTCCATCGGCATCCTGTCGGCCCTGAAGAGCAACGGCTACGGCACCTCCGGCCAGCCGTACCCGATCGTGACCGGCCAGGACGCCGAGCTCGCGTCGGTGAAGTCGATCATCGCCGGTGAGCAGTACTCCACCATCTTCAAGGACACCCGCAACCTGGCCGAGGTCACCGTCAAGATGGCCGACGCCGTGCTCAAGGGCGGCAAGCCCGAGGTGAACAACACCACCGACTACGACAACGGCAACAAGGTCGTCCCGTCCTACCTGCTGGAGCCGGTCATCGTCGACAAGAGCAACTACCAGAAGGAACTGGTCGACGCCGGCTACTACACCGCGGCGCAGCTCGGCGGCTGA
- a CDS encoding MFS transporter has translation MSEPPAARTARRRYVTACALFWLPSGLAIAPSILLFTERGMSLAAIAGFIAAHSFTAVVLELPTGGLSDVLGRRVVLAAAGLLNLTAFLLQGLGTTPWVLTCGLTLMGAARALSSGPAEAWYVDTVHAHSGPDADLRTGLARGNTAMSAALAAGTLLGGAVPWLLTSGPGVGTRLSEVTSGLVLPLSIPFLLAACFEVVFTVYVLTALREPPRPAATLRGVLRGVPATVAGGLRLGARDTLVRRVLLSAGAVGSALATIELLTPGRVAGLTGASESGAVVFAALACAGFLCSALGSHLAPLVARLARGGERAVLAGLASSACGVLLLGVTVTSTGATATALAATGYGLVYLGLGAAGPNENDLLHRRVPAAGRATALSVQSLALQLVGAATGLLVGVLPPGPIPWLLGGTVLLAGAFLWLRRGGTGTTTTVPPSQSVASPPHV, from the coding sequence GTGAGCGAGCCGCCGGCCGCGCGCACCGCGCGGCGCCGCTATGTCACGGCCTGCGCGCTCTTCTGGCTTCCGTCCGGGCTGGCCATCGCACCCTCGATCCTGCTGTTCACCGAACGCGGCATGTCTCTGGCGGCCATCGCCGGCTTCATCGCCGCGCACTCGTTCACCGCCGTGGTGCTGGAGTTACCCACCGGCGGTCTGTCCGACGTCCTCGGCCGCCGGGTCGTCCTGGCCGCCGCCGGCCTGTTGAACCTCACCGCATTTCTTCTCCAGGGGCTCGGCACCACACCCTGGGTGCTGACCTGCGGCTTGACGCTCATGGGAGCGGCCCGAGCCCTGTCCAGCGGGCCGGCCGAAGCCTGGTACGTCGACACCGTCCACGCGCACTCTGGGCCCGACGCCGACCTGCGGACCGGCCTGGCGCGGGGGAACACCGCGATGTCGGCGGCGCTGGCCGCCGGCACCCTGCTCGGCGGGGCCGTCCCCTGGCTGCTGACCAGCGGTCCCGGCGTCGGGACACGGCTGAGCGAGGTGACGTCCGGGCTGGTTCTGCCACTGTCGATCCCGTTCCTGCTGGCAGCCTGCTTCGAAGTCGTCTTCACCGTGTACGTGCTGACGGCCCTTCGTGAGCCACCCCGGCCGGCGGCCACTCTGCGCGGCGTGCTGCGCGGCGTTCCCGCCACCGTCGCAGGCGGGCTGCGGCTCGGCGCACGCGACACGCTGGTCCGCCGGGTCCTGCTCAGCGCGGGGGCCGTCGGCAGCGCACTGGCCACCATCGAACTGCTCACCCCGGGCCGCGTCGCAGGATTGACCGGCGCGTCCGAGTCCGGCGCGGTCGTCTTCGCCGCACTCGCCTGCGCCGGTTTCCTGTGCTCCGCTCTCGGGAGCCACCTCGCACCGCTCGTCGCACGCCTCGCACGCGGCGGCGAGCGCGCGGTCCTCGCCGGACTCGCGAGCAGCGCCTGCGGCGTGCTGCTCCTCGGCGTCACCGTGACATCGACCGGCGCCACGGCGACGGCTCTCGCGGCCACCGGCTACGGCCTGGTGTACCTCGGCCTCGGCGCCGCGGGCCCCAACGAGAACGACCTCCTGCACCGTCGCGTCCCAGCCGCGGGCCGCGCCACCGCGTTGTCCGTCCAGTCCCTCGCTCTGCAACTGGTCGGCGCCGCCACCGGCCTGCTGGTCGGTGTCCTGCCACCCGGCCCGATTCCCTGGCTGCTCGGCGGCACCGTGTTGCTCGCCGGCGCTTTCCTTTGGCTCCGCCGCGGCGGAACAGGAACAACGACGACGGTGCCGCCGTCTCAGAGCGTCGCGTCCCCGCCTCATGTCTGA
- the mmsB gene encoding multiple monosaccharide ABC transporter permease encodes MSSVSPTGVAVEPQDGGGQGDTRPPGRMRLGNLSINVRQSGIYIAFALIVALFSVLTDGALLQPQNISNIIVQNSYILILAVGMILIIIAGHIDLSVGSVVAVTGAVSAVLMVNYGVPWPAALLVTLVVGGLIGAWQGFWIAYFGIPSFIVTLAGMLLFRALTLTVLGNQGIGPFPDAVRTLSNGFTDGYLGNIGLGPLGGADLFSLIVGLIAVAGMSAAQWRARAARLSYGQSVDPFPAFIAKLAVGAFVILFLVVQLARFKNLPWVLVLLAVMVLGYSVMANRSVFGRRIYAVGGNLQAAVLSGVRVKSVVFWIFVNMGVLSAMAGVIFAGRLNQAGPTAGFSFELDAIAAAFIGGAAVQGGVGKVVGAITGGLIMGVINNGMSLIGSPSERVMLVKGIVLLAAVAFDIWTKRRSGTATR; translated from the coding sequence ATGAGCAGCGTCTCGCCAACGGGTGTCGCGGTGGAGCCGCAGGACGGCGGCGGACAGGGCGACACACGTCCTCCGGGCCGCATGCGGCTCGGCAACCTGTCGATCAACGTGCGGCAGAGCGGCATCTACATCGCGTTCGCGCTGATCGTGGCGCTGTTCTCGGTGCTCACCGACGGCGCGCTCCTGCAGCCGCAGAACATCTCCAACATCATCGTGCAGAACTCCTACATCCTGATCCTCGCGGTCGGGATGATCCTCATCATCATCGCCGGCCACATCGACCTGTCGGTCGGCTCTGTGGTCGCCGTCACCGGCGCCGTGTCGGCCGTCCTGATGGTGAACTACGGAGTGCCGTGGCCCGCCGCGCTGCTCGTCACCCTGGTCGTCGGCGGCCTCATCGGCGCCTGGCAGGGCTTCTGGATCGCCTACTTCGGCATCCCGTCGTTCATCGTCACCCTCGCCGGCATGCTGCTGTTCCGCGCGCTCACCCTCACCGTGCTCGGCAACCAGGGCATCGGCCCGTTCCCCGACGCCGTACGCACCCTGTCCAACGGCTTCACCGACGGCTACCTCGGCAACATCGGCCTCGGCCCCCTCGGCGGCGCCGACCTGTTCAGCCTCATCGTCGGCCTCATCGCCGTCGCCGGCATGTCCGCCGCGCAGTGGCGCGCACGCGCGGCCCGCCTCAGCTACGGCCAGAGCGTCGACCCGTTCCCCGCCTTCATCGCCAAGCTCGCCGTCGGCGCGTTCGTCATCCTGTTCCTCGTCGTCCAGCTCGCACGCTTCAAGAACCTCCCCTGGGTCCTCGTCCTGCTGGCCGTCATGGTCCTCGGCTACTCGGTGATGGCCAACCGCTCGGTCTTCGGCCGCCGCATCTACGCCGTAGGCGGCAACCTGCAGGCCGCCGTCCTGTCCGGCGTCCGCGTCAAGTCCGTCGTCTTCTGGATCTTCGTCAACATGGGGGTCCTGTCCGCCATGGCCGGCGTCATCTTCGCCGGCCGCCTCAACCAGGCCGGCCCCACCGCCGGCTTCAGCTTCGAACTCGACGCCATCGCCGCCGCCTTCATCGGCGGCGCCGCCGTCCAAGGCGGCGTCGGCAAAGTGGTCGGCGCCATCACCGGCGGCCTCATCATGGGTGTCATCAACAACGGCATGAGCCTCATCGGCTCCCCCAGCGAACGAGTGATGCTGGTCAAAGGCATCGTCCTCCTCGCCGCCGTCGCCTTCGACATCTGGACCAAACGCCGCTCCGGCACCGCCACCCGCTGA
- a CDS encoding DUF4760 domain-containing protein, which produces MDSESLALILSAAALVVSLVMAMKQVAIMRGSNQLPVLVELFQEFRSEDFQRAEAYVIERLAQENDPAVGMTGLPEEARVAVNKVVGFFSGFAYFATRRMADESLVIPLLGYRANRAWQALDPFIRRERELRGDSDRYACLYEHFVSRIRANMPLDTSFGLRLQTIPPEEPGSSGPGATRQTPATDN; this is translated from the coding sequence GTGGATTCGGAGAGTCTCGCCCTGATTCTGTCCGCGGCCGCCCTGGTCGTGTCGCTGGTGATGGCAATGAAGCAGGTGGCGATCATGCGCGGCTCCAATCAGCTTCCTGTTCTGGTCGAGTTGTTCCAGGAATTCCGGTCAGAGGATTTCCAGCGCGCGGAGGCGTACGTCATCGAGCGGCTCGCGCAGGAGAACGACCCGGCTGTGGGCATGACGGGGCTTCCGGAGGAGGCGCGCGTCGCCGTCAACAAGGTGGTCGGCTTCTTCAGTGGATTCGCCTACTTCGCAACCCGGAGAATGGCCGACGAGTCGCTCGTCATCCCGCTCCTCGGTTACCGAGCCAACCGAGCGTGGCAAGCCCTCGACCCGTTCATCCGACGCGAGCGGGAACTGCGCGGCGACTCCGACCGGTACGCTTGCCTTTATGAGCATTTCGTGAGCCGGATCCGCGCGAACATGCCGCTCGACACCAGCTTCGGCCTCCGTCTTCAGACGATTCCGCCCGAGGAACCCGGCTCCTCCGGGCCCGGAGCGACACGGCAAACTCCGGCAACGGACAATTGA